A single region of the Gossypium arboreum isolate Shixiya-1 chromosome 12, ASM2569848v2, whole genome shotgun sequence genome encodes:
- the LOC108477241 gene encoding uncharacterized protein LOC108477241 isoform X3, whose amino-acid sequence MSRGCSYWIQRLLMVAWLLSWKKWLSAIDIGAAAAAPNVKPQGNISKVEDAQNYHIYYGQTFKVIKNGIDGKSYLLIQSDTRMAGRTKYCTPRIKSFVIPLSNFSVDTTTSFPGIAALGMQLLGVVGSMKGMTSNTVASECVLKMVEGGEISLINASEPQQLAPFAAHFVSNLDLYQACNFANFAATGEDSPLQRAEWIKFLGAFANLEKRANQVYKAVKDNYLCLTKVPEAKEKAFKPIVAWMEYQNGIWSFTKELYKLKYVEDAGGENVDASINKITYNISNPDDIEDLHAILCTVDVVIDETYSWDAIGYNTTTFLQNINIEDHSCFGFLTNQSIWRYDKRIYKLTTLDWFDGAVSQPQLVLADLIEILFPTGNYNTTHFRNLAKGEGVVSIEPNMCQRDMSTPLDPTILPCP is encoded by the exons ATGTCTCGTGGTTGTAGTTATTGGATCCAGAGGCTGTTAATGGTGGCCTGGTTGTTGAGTTGGAAGAAGTGGCTATCCGCCATAGATATTGGGGCGGCGGCGGCAGCACCAAACGTCAAACCGCAAGGCAACATCTCCAAAGTAGAAGACGCTCAAAACTACCATATTTACTATGGTCAGACTTTCAAAGTCATTAAGAATGGCATTGATGGCAAGAGTTATCTTCTCATCCAG AGTGATACAAGGATGGCTGGAAGGACAAAATATTGCACACCAAGGATTAAGTCATTTGTCATCCCACTCTCTAACTTTTCAGTCGATACCACCACCAGTTTTCCAGGTATTGCCGCC ttaGGAATGCAGCTATTGGGAGTAGTGGGAAGCATGAAAGGGATGACATCAAACACGGTGGCCTCTGAATGTGTACTGAAAATGGTTGAAGGAGGAGAAATAAGTTTGATCAACGCAAGTGAGCCTCAACAGCTCGCACCATTTGCCGCACATTTTGTTTCTAACCTTGATCTATATCAAGCTTGCAATTTCGCTAACTTTGCCGCTACTGGAGAGGACTCTCCTTTACAG AGAGCAGAATGGATCAAGTTCTTGGGGGCTTTTGCAAATTTGGAGAAGAGAGCAAATCAAGTCTACAAAGCG GTAAAGGACAACTATTTATGCTTAACTAAAGTTCCAGAGGCCAAGGAAAAAGCATTCAAACCAATAGTGGCATGGATGGAATACCAGAAT GGCATATGGTCTTTCACAAAGGAATTATacaagttaaag TATGTAGAAGATGCAGGAGGAGAAAATGTGGACGCCTCCATTAACAAGATTACATACAATATCTCCAACCCTGATGATATTGAAGATTTGCATGCTATTCTATGT ACAGTGGATGTTGTAATAGATGAAACATACAGTTGGGATGCAATTGGATACAATACCACTACCTTCCTCCAAAACATAAACATTGAAGATCATTCATGTTTTGGATTTCTTACTAACCAAAGCATCTGGAGATACGATAAGAGAATCTATAAATTAACAACTCTTG ATTGGTTTGATGGTGCTGTCTCTCAACCCCAACTGGTATTAGCTGATCTTATTGAGATTTTGTTCCCTACTGGAAACTATAACACCACTCACTTCAGAAATCTTGCCAAG GGTGAAGGTGTTGTAAGCATTGAGCCCAACATGTGCCAAAGGGATATGTCTACACCATTGGATCCCACAATTCTACCTTGCCCgtga
- the LOC108477241 gene encoding uncharacterized protein LOC108477241 isoform X2 translates to MARVIFSSRVIQGWLEGQNIAHQGLSHLSSHSLTFQSIPPPVFQLLGVVGSMKGMTSNTVASECVLKMVEGGEISLINASEPQQLAPFAAHFVSNLDLYQACNFANFAATGEDSPLQRAEWIKFLGAFANLEKRANQVYKAVKDNYLCLTKVPEAKEKAFKPIVAWMEYQNGIWSFTKELYKLKYVEDAGGENVDASINKITYNISNPDDIEDLHAILCTVDVVIDETYSWDAIGYNTTTFLQNINIEDHSCFGFLTNQSIWRYDKRIYKLTTLDWFDGAVSQPQLVLADLIEILFPTGNYNTTHFRNLAKGEGVVSIEPNMCQRDMSTPLDPTILPCP, encoded by the exons ATGGCAAGAGTTATCTTCTCATCCAG AGTGATACAAGGATGGCTGGAAGGACAAAATATTGCACACCAAGGATTAAGTCATTTGTCATCCCACTCTCTAACTTTTCAGTCGATACCACCACCAGTTTTCCAG CTATTGGGAGTAGTGGGAAGCATGAAAGGGATGACATCAAACACGGTGGCCTCTGAATGTGTACTGAAAATGGTTGAAGGAGGAGAAATAAGTTTGATCAACGCAAGTGAGCCTCAACAGCTCGCACCATTTGCCGCACATTTTGTTTCTAACCTTGATCTATATCAAGCTTGCAATTTCGCTAACTTTGCCGCTACTGGAGAGGACTCTCCTTTACAG AGAGCAGAATGGATCAAGTTCTTGGGGGCTTTTGCAAATTTGGAGAAGAGAGCAAATCAAGTCTACAAAGCG GTAAAGGACAACTATTTATGCTTAACTAAAGTTCCAGAGGCCAAGGAAAAAGCATTCAAACCAATAGTGGCATGGATGGAATACCAGAAT GGCATATGGTCTTTCACAAAGGAATTATacaagttaaag TATGTAGAAGATGCAGGAGGAGAAAATGTGGACGCCTCCATTAACAAGATTACATACAATATCTCCAACCCTGATGATATTGAAGATTTGCATGCTATTCTATGT ACAGTGGATGTTGTAATAGATGAAACATACAGTTGGGATGCAATTGGATACAATACCACTACCTTCCTCCAAAACATAAACATTGAAGATCATTCATGTTTTGGATTTCTTACTAACCAAAGCATCTGGAGATACGATAAGAGAATCTATAAATTAACAACTCTTG ATTGGTTTGATGGTGCTGTCTCTCAACCCCAACTGGTATTAGCTGATCTTATTGAGATTTTGTTCCCTACTGGAAACTATAACACCACTCACTTCAGAAATCTTGCCAAG GGTGAAGGTGTTGTAAGCATTGAGCCCAACATGTGCCAAAGGGATATGTCTACACCATTGGATCCCACAATTCTACCTTGCCCgtga
- the LOC108477241 gene encoding uncharacterized protein LOC108477241 isoform X1, which translates to MQLLGVVGSMKGMTSNTVASECVLKMVEGGEISLINASEPQQLAPFAAHFVSNLDLYQACNFANFAATGEDSPLQRAEWIKFLGAFANLEKRANQVYKAVKDNYLCLTKVPEAKEKAFKPIVAWMEYQNGIWSFTKELYKLKYVEDAGGENVDASINKITYNISNPDDIEDLHAILCTVDVVIDETYSWDAIGYNTTTFLQNINIEDHSCFGFLTNQSIWRYDKRIYKLTTLDWFDGAVSQPQLVLADLIEILFPTGNYNTTHFRNLAKVEN; encoded by the exons ATGCAGCTATTGGGAGTAGTGGGAAGCATGAAAGGGATGACATCAAACACGGTGGCCTCTGAATGTGTACTGAAAATGGTTGAAGGAGGAGAAATAAGTTTGATCAACGCAAGTGAGCCTCAACAGCTCGCACCATTTGCCGCACATTTTGTTTCTAACCTTGATCTATATCAAGCTTGCAATTTCGCTAACTTTGCCGCTACTGGAGAGGACTCTCCTTTACAG AGAGCAGAATGGATCAAGTTCTTGGGGGCTTTTGCAAATTTGGAGAAGAGAGCAAATCAAGTCTACAAAGCG GTAAAGGACAACTATTTATGCTTAACTAAAGTTCCAGAGGCCAAGGAAAAAGCATTCAAACCAATAGTGGCATGGATGGAATACCAGAAT GGCATATGGTCTTTCACAAAGGAATTATacaagttaaag TATGTAGAAGATGCAGGAGGAGAAAATGTGGACGCCTCCATTAACAAGATTACATACAATATCTCCAACCCTGATGATATTGAAGATTTGCATGCTATTCTATGT ACAGTGGATGTTGTAATAGATGAAACATACAGTTGGGATGCAATTGGATACAATACCACTACCTTCCTCCAAAACATAAACATTGAAGATCATTCATGTTTTGGATTTCTTACTAACCAAAGCATCTGGAGATACGATAAGAGAATCTATAAATTAACAACTCTTG ATTGGTTTGATGGTGCTGTCTCTCAACCCCAACTGGTATTAGCTGATCTTATTGAGATTTTGTTCCCTACTGGAAACTATAACACCACTCACTTCAGAAATCTTGCCAAG